The Balaenoptera acutorostrata chromosome 13, mBalAcu1.1, whole genome shotgun sequence region TCCCCGTTCCGTGTGTGGTGGCCTCCCTGCAGGACGTGGACAGAGCGGGCACTCAGGGGGCGTGTGCAGGATGAGGGAGAGGCGAGCAGACGGGGCCGGAGGGCCAATGGGGGACGGGCACAACCCTCTGACAGCAGGCAAGGTCCCGCGAGCTGCTCGTTCTGGAGAAGACAATGTGTTTAATGATTTCTGTGACCCAGAGGACGCCATGCAGAGCCCAGGCAGGGCCGTCACACGAAGTAGGCGGCCAGGGCCGACATCTTGTCCTTGGGCCTCCTGGTGCCTGGCTTCCCCGCTGGcctccggccccggccccggccccggccctgcCTCCTCCCAGGCCCGCGGTGCATGGGGTGGCAGGAGGCTGCGTGCTTCAGCTCCACCAGCTCCTGGAAGATGGGGTCGCAGAAGACGCAGCCTGTGTGCTGCGTGCCATCGCCCGGCAGTGGGGACCTGGCCTTGTTGAAGTCGACGTCCAGCAGGGCGGCCTCGCAGGTGCCGCAGGTGTCGGCAGACACACGCACGCGGTGGGCATTCTCGAAGCAGTGCGCCACCACATTGCACCTGTTGCAGGCCACCCGCCACTTGGGGCCTGAGGTGGGGTCGAGCACCAGCACACCGCTCTCGCACTCCACGCACTGGCCAATACCCAGCATGCTTAGCGAGTGCTGGCAGGTGGGGTGTGTGCACTCGTTGCAGCCTGTGCCTGGGGGGAGTGCGGGAGGTAACATTATGCACACCCAcctgcctgcccacccacccTCAGGACCTCCACCCCAACCCTCATCCCAGCAGATTGCGCTCCTCTCGCCCCGTGCATGCCGGCCCTGGGCTCTTCTTCTCTGAGACCTCCTTGACCTTTGACGTCCCCCCACTCTGAGGTTTCCAGACGGCTTCCGGACGGCCTCCAGCCAAGTCCACCCCCCCTTTACTTTGCTTCCCGTGGCCCAGGTGGGGCCATCTGCTGCCCTGTAAGCTGCTGGAGGGCAGGGATGTGTCTCTCTGAGAAAGGTGGTGACTGAGGGCTCACCCCTTGCCGGGGGCGGCCCTCTCCCACTGCATCCTCTCACTCCCCCGAGCCCAGGAGCATGCCCACTGCCCAGATCACAAGTGATCTGACGACGGTCAACCATCCAATCGCGACTAGGCAGAGAGCGGCAGACTGGCCGGCTGGGCCCTGAGCAGTGCCCGAGCACACCTGGGTCCTTGGGGCCCTGTGCAGGGAGCTCAGGAATGGTAGGCGCGGGGTCCCCTCAGAGTCCAGCGTGGCATGAGCAGGGCTGGTGCTGAGGAGGGACCACAGGTGCCCGGGGTACAGGCGAGCTAGCTAGGGAGGGAACGGCTCACCTTTCTTCATGTCTCGGAAAGGTGGGTGGTTGGAGCAATATGGGCACAGCGGGTAGCTCTTGCCCCGCGAGCCTGATGACCACAGAACCAGCTCGAAGTCGTCCAGCGGGCACCGGAGCTCCTTGTAGAGCTTGATGGTGCCGTTCTGGGGGAGGGTGTAGGTCTCATCACAGTGGGAGCAGTGCAGGCGGCTTGGCTTGGCCTGTGGCAAAGTCGGGGGGGTGGTCACAGGTTTGCTGGAGCTGCCGACCCTCCTGCCCGCCCCCATTCTCCCCGAGACATAGGATACATAACACGTAAGACATAACATGTAACACCTATAACACGTAACACATAATGCATGATGCTAATGCATAACACGTGTAGGTAGCACATAGTGTGGAATATCACCAGGACCTCTCAGGCAAGGATCCCTGATCACTGAATCTCAGAACACTTGCTCCACACGTACACAAAGGCAGTGCTAAAATCTCTGCACGTACATTAGTATCCGTGACAGCAAGGAACATGTTGTCAAGAGAACATGGACAGTGCGTGTTTCAGTGGCCTAATGGCTTACGTGCTGCTGGGGTCTGGAGGCAGCGGTGGGGGTTTGTTGGCAAAGCTGCCCAGGAACCCCCCGTCACTCCGTGTGAAGGCAGCTGGAGCAAGGCCCGCGGGGTGGCAAGACCGCCCATCTGTGCACACCTGCCCCGTgcctcccggcccctcccccctaCCTGGATGTACTTCATGAACCGGTGGCACTTCCCACAGCGGGAAAGGGGCTTGCCGGTGGCCGCCAGGGGTGAGAAGGACACCTCCATCAGCTCATCCATGCCTGAAAGTGAGCAGGGCGGGACTCACACCCTGACCCCGGGGTGCCCACCTCCACGACAGCCGGTATACTGGGCAGGCTGGAGGGAGCTACCGCACGTGGCCAAGAGTCTGAGGGTAAATACGGCCACCCCTGAGGGTGGGGGTCTTTGCGTCAGTAACTGAACAGCAAGCGGCAGCCCTGTTTGTCACACGATCCGCGTGTGCTGCATGTGCTGTCACTACACTTGCTCTGTAATCCCGACAATGGCCTGGAGCCCAGAGCCTGGATCTGGGAGCTGGTATCACTGCCGGAGGCGGCAGCCCTGACCAGGGTCCTCTGGCCGAGGAGCAGGGAAGAGGCAGGCCTCACCCGCGATGGAGTCCACGAAGTAGTGGAACTTCCTCTTGAAGACGTCCAGGGTGTGGGCCAGGACTTGGCGGTAGTCGGCTTTACCCTGGGCGATCAGGTTCAGCTGCTTCTCCACTGCACTGCGAATGGTGGGGAGCACCAGCTCCGCATCTGCGGAGTAGGGGACGCACTGTGAGCCCTCGTGCCATGGGGCCAGGGCTGCGCCCACCTGTGATCTCCCCCGGCACCCCGTGTGGAGTGGCCATGACACCTCATCTCCAAGACAGCGTCACAGGACGACGCTGGACCCCAGGGCCCAGTCTGCAGGGAAGAGCCCACGTCCCCCCTTTTGGACCCTGACACACACCCATGTGTCCATCAGCCCTGCTACGGCAGGTCCTGGGCGTGGCCGAAGCGGCCTCCTTGCGGTGGGAGTTGCGGGCTCACTGCAGGGCCGGGTCTGTGAGGGGAGGCGCCCGGCAGCTGCACTCACCAATCTTGTAGTAGCCGTGCACCAGTACAATACCAAGGTTGGTGGGCTTGAGCCGGCGCCCACTCTCCACGACCACGTAGTTACGCTGGCAGATGTTGTTGATGTGTACGGGGATGCTGGCATCCGTCCCTGAGACACAGCAGGGCCCTGTCAGACTTGGCTGCCCCTTCACCCCCGCCTGCCTTGTGGCCCCTGGTTCTCAGCCCTGCCCCTGGGCACCACAGGCCTTCTCTGGGCTGTCCTGTGAACCCAGCGTCGATGTTCCCAGCTCAGAGAGACTAAGGAACTCCACCAAAGTCACAGAGCTCGGCCGCCTGCCCCTCACATCTGGAAATGtgccctccttggcctctccctgTCTTGACCCTGCGGCACCCACACCTTTCCAGAACCAAGGCCCCAGCCCCCCAAATGCAGAGGAGCCTCCCTGACAAATTGTCCTCCAAAACCTGCCCGGGTTTGCCCGCTTGCTGGCTCCCGGTCCCCCGTGATCAGCCCCCAGGGCAGGCTCCCAGCTGCGGGGTGCACCTGCCCCAAAGACATCAAGGTCGTCTGGCACTGCCAGATGCTGCCTTTACTGTTCCTCGAGGTCCATGGCTGGTGAGATGAGGTGGGCCAGGCTCTGAGCCCCATGCAGCTCTGCAGTGTTGCACCGCACACTCCCGTGGCACCTCCTGCACTCGGGCCACAGCCCCGGGGTCCCCAGTCAACAGGGCCACCCTTGACTGCTGTCGGGTGGTCTGTGACACTGTCTAGTGTGTGGCCACGAGAAGCCACGGACGTCCCGTCAACGAGAAGGGGCAGAGGGTGCTGTGTGAGCAGCGCCCACACCCGCAGCAGGCTGAGGACCACCAGGACCCACTGCAGGCACCCAGGCCCCTGGAAGCAGCAGCCCAGCTCTCCTGGTAAGGCCACCACTGTCACCAGGACCCCGGGCACAGGTAAGAGGCTCCCTGGCAAGGCACCCGCGGGACTGTTAGTGATGGAGCAAAGTCCAGATACCGTGGCCTGGTTGTCCCACAGCCCTCCAGAGCCTGTCAACTGTGAGGGGCCCGGTGAGCTGGGAGAGCCCATCAGGGAACAGGCAGCGCCCCTCGGAGCAAGCACCACCTGGGGAGGCGGCACCGGCACAAGGTCATCCCCTGGGGTGTGAGGCCTCGGGTCACAGCCCCTGGGCCTGGGGACTAGGAGAGACCCTCGCCCGTGAGACATGTGCATCAGCGACCCCACTTTTGAGCTCACAAGCTCCCCAGGTGGGGCACGTCCACTCCCTGTGCAGGGAAGCAGTGCCGTGGGAACTTGGCTTTCCTGTCACCTTGTGGATTTGTTCTGAGTTTTGTGTCCTCCCTGTGGGTGAGTCACTGGCAACCTGGGCCAGCACTCAACTCTGGGGGTGGCAGTTAGTGCCTGTGAGGGTGTGTGTTGGCCTTTACAGGCAAGGCCAGGTCCTGAGGTGGAGGCCTCGGCGAGGGCCTGCCCGCGGCCACCCTGCAGGCTCAGCTGGCCACACTGGGCCCTAGCCCTAGGACCCACCGATCCCAGGCATTGTGGACCCACCGATGCCGTGCTTCTCCATGAGCGTGATGAGCTCGGCCTCCGTCAGGTAGTCAGGGGGGCTCGTCTGCTTCTCCAGCATCTTGACCTCAGCCACAGTGAAGGTGTCACCCCTCTGGCAGGTGGGCAGACTCTCCTCCAGGGGCACACTCTGCCAAGGCATGATCTCCGTGAAACCTGCGGAGACCGGGCGCCAACACTCAGGGCTGGTGGCCATGTCTGCGGAGGTGGGAGAGGCGCCCGCCTGGCTCCACCTACCTGGGGAGATGACGGTCTTGCCTGTGCAGGTGAAGCGCTCAGGCCCGATCCGGAAGGAGATGGTGCTCTGCAGGTACTTGCAGTCGTGGCTGATCGTGGCGATGAAGTGCCTGGTGATGTACTCGTACAGCCGCCAGGCCTCGCCGCCTGCAACAGGCGCGGCTGTTCAGTGCTGGGCTCTGGCTCCAAGCAGCCCCGGCACTCGTGCTTCAGCAGCAGGGCCTGGGCGCCAGGGCTGGCCTGCTCTAAGCCCTCGAAGGGGGAGGGGACATACAGGAAGGATTGCAAGCATCTCCAGGCCTCGGTGGCTCTTTCAGGCCCTGCTTCTGGGTGGGACTGCGCTTCAGGGCCCGACCTACCCCATAAGTGACCTGCCACCATCGCTTCAGATTGGGGCTGTGCACAGGGGCTCCTGtctccctctcctgccttcttCCAGCACGCAGGCCACCAGCAGGGCCTCGAGAGTGGGAAGTAAGGGCGTCCCATGGTTGAGCCTGTCACCCTGCCCCGGTCTCATCCCACTCCATCTGTGGTCTCCTGCCTGGCCTGCTCCAGCGCCTGCCCGCACATCACACACCTGCCGCCACCACTTCACTCCTGTCCCGTCCATGGCGACAGAGCACAACCTTCAGGTGGCCCCTTCACTGCAGCCGGGGCCGGTGGGGCCCACACTGCTGATGGGGCCTGACCCCGTCCAAAGGTGCCATGTAGCCAAAGCTCCTCACCCGGCCCTCCTGGGAAGCTTGAAGCGcgcgtgcgcgtgcgtgtgtgcatgtttgCACGTGCGCAAACTTCCGGGGGGGAGCCCCCATACCTAATTCAGCCTCCGTGGCAGACTTCATGGGGGTGATGGGGGGATGGTCGCCAGCGTCGTGGCCTTTCCGTGGGCGGTTGATACCTTCCGCTAACAGCTGCTTCACCTGAGGGGAAAGCCCGGAGCAAGGCATGAGCCGAGCATGGCTGCCAACCCACATGGGAGGAGTGGCTGCCCATCCTGGCCTGGCCCGTGGGGTCCTGGCCTCACCGTGTCGGCCCAGTAGGGGTGGTTGGCCTGTTGCCGCAGAGGCCCCTTCAGGTCGAAGCTCTCGGGGTAGTGGGTGGTCTCGGTGCGCGGGTAGCTGATGTAGCCCTGCGTGTAGAGCCGCTCTGCGGTCTGCATGGCGTGCTGTGGGCCCATCCCTGCcggacatgcaggctcagcagcccgGACGCCAGGAGAGCAGGCACCCCCGGGCCAGGTGCCCAGGCTCCTGGGAGGTGGGGGCCACACGGCCCGATCCAAGGCCAAGCTCCCCCACCAGGGCGGGGACACCCCAGGGTCACCCTCGAGACGCTGGTAGCCGTACTGCTGAACGTGGCCTTCAGAGCGCCTGTGTCCTACTCAGCCTGGGGTCACACCCACGCCCTATGGTCCACACGCGCCCTCTGTCCTGAGCCCCCGGGTGTGTCCGCGCTCACAGCGCTGCAGGGCACTGATGGGGGTTCGTGCTCCTGATCCTCCCCAACCTGCAGAAGCTGGCCTCAGCGAGCGGTCACTCCATGTCATCGCTGCCCCTTGAGCATCCCTGGAGGTGCTGCCCTGAGAGGATGGTGCCCACGGTTTCCTGAGACTGCAGAAGGGCCACCAATGCCTGGAGGCTGCCAGCTCCAGACCAACCTTCCAGCACAACCTTCTCGCTATGCTGGAAACGAGGCTCAGGGCCACGTCACAGCTGTCACACCTGTCGAGTGCTCCGCCCACACCTGGCCTCTCCCTGCACCAGGGACGCCACTGCAGCTGTCCCCCTCAGGTAGCAGCCATCGTCACAATCGCTATTGTCAAGACGCCACGTGCCTGCCCCAAGAAGTCTCCTGGGGGCTTTGAGGCAATGTCCACACTCACCCAGGGAAGAGCTGGCCACACGCAGCATCTCCACAGTGTTCAGGGCCAGTGGCCTCTGCTTGGCCTTCTCCTTCCTGCTCGTGGCCTCCACCTGGGGGacagaacagattcacacatGGGTGCAGGGAGACACCATGACAGGCTCAGGACATGTGGCCAAGGGTCTAGACTCTTTTACCCTCCCAGCTTCTCCAGTTCTCTTCACAGCGGACTCAGGACTTGAATGAACATATGTTCAGGCCCAGgaagggaaaatgaaagaaaattcttttcCAGGGAAACAGAAAACCTGGAGAAAAGGGGAAGAGTCAGGAGAAAGGGCTGCATATTTGAAACCCAACAGGAGCCAGCGTCTGCCAGGCCACGGGGCTGGCGGGGCACGCAGGGGGCCATGGGGTGAGGGCTTGTTGCAGGGGCAGCTGCTTACCCCTCACTACGCCCACTAGTGTTGCTACACCTGCCAATTTGTCAGGAGAAGCTGGAAATTGGGatttttttatgtgaaatctcctaACTTCTAAAAGTGGGTAACCACTTTGGAACTTGGTAAATACCACGCACTTTAAGGAAAATGGTGGTGAGTAATCACCGTCAGCCTCTGGGCTGAGCAGCTGTCAGAAGAGATGACTGTTTTGTCTGTGGCAAAAACAATCCAAACCTCTCAACCGCCACCCCTCGCCCCTGCCAACCTCACGTGGACCTGGCCAGGGCCGTGCCCCCTGAATTCTGGACAGATGTGGGGCTAACACTGAGGCCAAGTGGTGTCTGTGCAGCAGGGGCAGCTTGGATCAcgggcggaggggagggggcactCAGATGGGGTGGCCATTGCAGGTAGAAGCACGGGGCAGCTTTAGGGGAAGTTCTGGAGCCTGAGTCAACTGCCCTGGGCAAGGGGACGCCCAGGAAGGttcaggaaggaggagagaaggcgGCTGAAGGAGGCCGGGCGAGCCTCAGTGACCATGGGGGCCGTCACAACTGCAAGGCATAAGCTGTCACGGCCACGGACATGCCCCCACCCATGCGGCCAGCCACTTGCCAGGTGGCATCAACCTCTTCCTAACAGCCACGCAGCCCATGCTTTCCAATTTGTGAAAA contains the following coding sequences:
- the TOP3B gene encoding DNA topoisomerase 3-beta-1 isoform X2, translated to MKTVLMVAEKPSLAQSIARILSRGKYNKWDKVDPAELFSQAPTEKKEANPKLNMVKFLQVEGKGCDYIVLWLDCDKEGENICFEVLDAVLPVMNQAHSSEKTVFRARFSSITDTDICTAMVRLGEPDHNEALSVDARQELDLRIGCAFTRFQTKYFQGKYGNLDSSLISFGPCQTPTLGFCVERHDKIQSFKPETYWVLQAKVDADKDRSLLLDWDRVRVFDREIAQMFLNMTKLEKEAQVEATSRKEKAKQRPLALNTVEMLRVASSSLGMGPQHAMQTAERLYTQGYISYPRTETTHYPESFDLKGPLRQQANHPYWADTVKQLLAEGINRPRKGHDAGDHPPITPMKSATEAELGGEAWRLYEYITRHFIATISHDCKYLQSTISFRIGPERFTCTGKTVISPGFTEIMPWQSVPLEESLPTCQRGDTFTVAEVKMLEKQTSPPDYLTEAELITLMEKHGIGTDASIPVHINNICQRNYVVVESGRRLKPTNLGIVLVHGYYKIDAELVLPTIRSAVEKQLNLIAQGKADYRQVLAHTLDVFKRKFHYFVDSIAGMDELMEVSFSPLAATGKPLSRCGKCHRFMKYIQAKPSRLHCSHCDETYTLPQNGTIKLYKELRCPLDDFELVLWSSGSRGKSYPLCPYCSNHPPFRDMKKGTGCNECTHPTCQHSLSMLGIGQCVECESGVLVLDPTSGPKWRVACNRCNVVAHCFENAHRVRVSADTCGTCEAALLDVDFNKARSPLPGDGTQHTGCVFCDPIFQELVELKHAASCHPMHRGPGRRQGRGRGRGRRPAGKPGTRRPKDKMSALAAYFV
- the TOP3B gene encoding DNA topoisomerase 3-beta-1 isoform X1, translating into MKTVLMVAEKPSLAQSIARILSRGSMSSRKGLNGTCSVHEYTGTFTGQLVRFKMTSVCGHVMTLDFLGKYNKWDKVDPAELFSQAPTEKKEANPKLNMVKFLQVEGKGCDYIVLWLDCDKEGENICFEVLDAVLPVMNQAHSSEKTVFRARFSSITDTDICTAMVRLGEPDHNEALSVDARQELDLRIGCAFTRFQTKYFQGKYGNLDSSLISFGPCQTPTLGFCVERHDKIQSFKPETYWVLQAKVDADKDRSLLLDWDRVRVFDREIAQMFLNMTKLEKEAQVEATSRKEKAKQRPLALNTVEMLRVASSSLGMGPQHAMQTAERLYTQGYISYPRTETTHYPESFDLKGPLRQQANHPYWADTVKQLLAEGINRPRKGHDAGDHPPITPMKSATEAELGGEAWRLYEYITRHFIATISHDCKYLQSTISFRIGPERFTCTGKTVISPGFTEIMPWQSVPLEESLPTCQRGDTFTVAEVKMLEKQTSPPDYLTEAELITLMEKHGIGTDASIPVHINNICQRNYVVVESGRRLKPTNLGIVLVHGYYKIDAELVLPTIRSAVEKQLNLIAQGKADYRQVLAHTLDVFKRKFHYFVDSIAGMDELMEVSFSPLAATGKPLSRCGKCHRFMKYIQAKPSRLHCSHCDETYTLPQNGTIKLYKELRCPLDDFELVLWSSGSRGKSYPLCPYCSNHPPFRDMKKGTGCNECTHPTCQHSLSMLGIGQCVECESGVLVLDPTSGPKWRVACNRCNVVAHCFENAHRVRVSADTCGTCEAALLDVDFNKARSPLPGDGTQHTGCVFCDPIFQELVELKHAASCHPMHRGPGRRQGRGRGRGRRPAGKPGTRRPKDKMSALAAYFV
- the TOP3B gene encoding DNA topoisomerase 3-beta-1 isoform X3; translated protein: MNQAHSSEKTVFRARFSSITDTDICTAMVRLGEPDHNEALSVDARQELDLRIGCAFTRFQTKYFQGKYGNLDSSLISFGPCQTPTLGFCVERHDKIQSFKPETYWVLQAKVDADKDRSLLLDWDRVRVFDREIAQMFLNMTKLEKEAQVEATSRKEKAKQRPLALNTVEMLRVASSSLGMGPQHAMQTAERLYTQGYISYPRTETTHYPESFDLKGPLRQQANHPYWADTVKQLLAEGINRPRKGHDAGDHPPITPMKSATEAELGGEAWRLYEYITRHFIATISHDCKYLQSTISFRIGPERFTCTGKTVISPGFTEIMPWQSVPLEESLPTCQRGDTFTVAEVKMLEKQTSPPDYLTEAELITLMEKHGIGTDASIPVHINNICQRNYVVVESGRRLKPTNLGIVLVHGYYKIDAELVLPTIRSAVEKQLNLIAQGKADYRQVLAHTLDVFKRKFHYFVDSIAGMDELMEVSFSPLAATGKPLSRCGKCHRFMKYIQAKPSRLHCSHCDETYTLPQNGTIKLYKELRCPLDDFELVLWSSGSRGKSYPLCPYCSNHPPFRDMKKGTGCNECTHPTCQHSLSMLGIGQCVECESGVLVLDPTSGPKWRVACNRCNVVAHCFENAHRVRVSADTCGTCEAALLDVDFNKARSPLPGDGTQHTGCVFCDPIFQELVELKHAASCHPMHRGPGRRQGRGRGRGRRPAGKPGTRRPKDKMSALAAYFV